Sequence from the Longimicrobiaceae bacterium genome:
GTCTAGCGGGTGGCCGAGCTGCTCCTCGAGTACGCCAGCGGGTCGAAGAAGCCCGCCTCCCGCCCGATGCACTGGCTCCACACGTCCAGCGGCATCTCCGCCCCATGCTCGGCGAACAGGTCGCGAATCACCGCGTACTCGTGCGTCTCGCTGTCGAAGATCAGGCCGTCGAAGTCGAACACCACCGCCTGGATCAAGCCGCCTCCTCCAATCACGAGTTCCCCGCACCGCCCCGCACCTCCCGACCTGCCCGCCGGCCCGTCCCGAATCCACGGGAACGCTTCTTCACCCGCGGGATCGTTACAGCGACGACTGCCGATCATCCCGGTTGATCACGCCGATCGACGGATATGCCGCGCCGCCGTGCATCTCCCGAAACCGCTGGACGCCGAAGATGGGGAGCGCGTCGCGCAGACGCCAGAGCGGGAGGTGCCGACGTGCGCAGCCCCTGCCGGGCCCGTGGCTTGCACCCGGCCGCGGCCAGTCACCGAGGGCACACACACGGGAAACGGGGATGGATGGCCGAGGACGAGACGTGGGACGCGGTGGTGGTGGGCGGCGGCCCGGCGGGACTGGCTGCGGCGCTCTGGCTGGCGCGCTACCGCCGCCGGGTGCGCGTGTTCGACGCGCAGGACCCGCGCAACGCGCCCACGTGGGGCGTGCACGGCTACCTGGGCCTCACCGACCCGCCGCCGTTCGAGCTGCGGCGCGTGGGCCGCGAGCAGGCCATCGCCGCCGGCGCGGAGTTCGAGGCGGCGATGGTGGAGAAGATCGAGGGCGAGGAGGGCGACTTCCGCGTCACGCTCTCCAGCGGCAGCACCGTGCGCGCCCGCCGGGTGATGCTGTGCACGGGCCTCAAGGACATCATCCCCGAGATCCCCGGCCTGCTGGACTTCTACGGGCGAAGCATCTGGCATTGCCCGGACTGCGACGGCCCGTCGGCGGCGGACAAGCGCATCGGCGTGATCGGGTGGGGGCGCTCCATCGCGGCGTTCTGCATGTACATGCTCACGTGGACGGACAGGATCAC
This genomic interval carries:
- a CDS encoding NAD(P)/FAD-dependent oxidoreductase, with protein sequence MAEDETWDAVVVGGGPAGLAAALWLARYRRRVRVFDAQDPRNAPTWGVHGYLGLTDPPPFELRRVGREQAIAAGAEFEAAMVEKIEGEEGDFRVTLSSGSTVRARRVMLCTGLKDIIPEIPGLLDFYGRSIWHCPDCDGPSAADKRIGVIGWGRSIAAFCMYMLTWTDRITLLTHGHPPDLPEKSQAALDRFGIPVRPEVIDSIEGEVDMGCMTHVVFHGGEALELDHVFFHIACGPGSTL